In the genome of Chrysemys picta bellii isolate R12L10 chromosome 17, ASM1138683v2, whole genome shotgun sequence, one region contains:
- the LOC101937053 gene encoding LOW QUALITY PROTEIN: protein kinase C gamma type (The sequence of the model RefSeq protein was modified relative to this genomic sequence to represent the inferred CDS: deleted 3 bases in 3 codons), which produces MALVTSPTELECLTKPLFCRKGALRQKLIHEVKSHKFTARFFKQPTFCSHCTDFIWGIGKQGLQCLGKRPPACRVSDPPAPLRAMLGGRPSLPLSALGSSLLATGDGITSPHAAPQMWSHVGGLGGEHCHPFPAQSPMAHSFLCTLSLFALLCTLSLFSLHPPFFLLHFSFFPCPPAPPPPPRCCACLCPCLRYKLLNQEEGEYYNVPVADAENCGLLQKFEACNYPLELYQKVRHGPGPLPTPSPTDSKHGSFFGTSRFHISDFNFLMVLGKGSFGKVMLAERRGTDELYAIKILKKDVIIQDDDVECTMVEKRVLALSDRPHFLTQLHSTFQTTDRLYFVMEYVNGGDLMYHIQQVGKFKEPHAMFYAAEIAIGLFFLHNKGIIYRDLKLDNVMLDAEGHIKITDFGMCKENIFPGVTTRTFCGTPDYIAPEIIAYQPYGKSVDWWSFGVLLYEMLAGQPPFDGEDEDELFQAIMEHTVSYPKSLSREAVSICKGFLTKHPLKRLGSGPAGEQDIREHGFFRWMDWESLERLEIPPPFTPRPCGRSGENFDKFFTRAVPALTPPDQLVMAGLDQSEFQGFTYINPDFVHLSLRPPTSPISLV; this is translated from the exons GGGGATCGGGAAGCAGGGACTGCAGTGTCTAGGTAAGAGACCCCCAGCCTGCAGGGTCAGTGACCCCCCTGCTCCACTGAGAGCCATGCTCGGGGGGAGACCGTCACTCCCACTCTCAGCCTTGGGGTCCTCTCTTCTGGCTACTGGTGATGGTATAACCAGCCCCCACGCCGCACCCCAGATGTGGTCGCATGTCGGCGGGTTGGGAGGGGAACATTGCCACCCattcccagcacagagccccatgGCG CACTCCTTTCTTTGCACACTTTCACTCTTTGCACTCCTTTGTAcactttcccttttttctttgcaccctcctttctttcttttgcacttttctttcttcccctgcccccctgccccccccccccccccccggtgttgTGCCTGTCTCTGTCCCTGTCTCAGGTACAAGTTACTCAACCAGGAGGAGGGGGAGTATTACAATGTCCCTGTGGCTGATGCCGAAAATTGTGGGCTGCTG CAGAAATTTGAG GCCTGTAACTACCCCCTGGAGCTGTACCAG aaGGTGCGCCACGGCCCAGGC CCCttgcccacccccagccccacggaCTCCAAGCACGGCAGCTTCTTCGGGACCAGCCGCTTCCACATCTCTGACTTCAACTTCCTCatggtgctggggaagggcagcttCGGCAAG gtgatgCTGGCCGAGCGGCGGGGCACGGACGAGCTCTACGCCATCAAGATCCTGAAGAAGGACGTGATCATCCAGGACGACGACGTGGAATGTACCATGGTGGAGAAGCGGGTCCTGGCGCTCAGCGACCGGCCACACTTCCTCACCCAACTGCACTCC ACCTTCCAGACCACG GATCGGCTCTATTTCGTGATGGAATACGTCAATGGCGGAGACCTCATGTACCACATCCAGCAGGTCGGGAAGTTCAAGGAGCCTCATGCCAT GTTCTACGCAGCAGAGATTGCCATCGGCCTCTTCTTCCTGCACAACAAGGGCATCATCTATCG GGATCTGAAGCTGGATAACGTGATGCTGGATGCCGAGGGCCACATCAAAATCACGGATTTCGGGATGTGCAAAGAGAACATCTTCCCCGGAGTGACCACCCGGACCTTCTGCGGGACCCCCGACTACATCGCCCCGGAG ATAATTGCCTACCAGCCCTACGGGAAGTCGGTGGATTGGTGGTCCTTCGGGGTGTTGCTCTATGAGATGCTAGCGGGGCAg cccccctttgACGGGGAGGATGAGGACGAGCTGTTCCAGGCGATCATGGAGCACACGGTGTCCTACCCGAAGTCGCTGTCCCGCGAGGCCGTCTCCATCTGCAAAGGG ttccTCACCAAGCACCCCCTGAAACGCCTGGGCTCGGGGCCGGCCGGGGAGCAGGACATCCGGGAGCACGGCTTTTTCCGCTGGATGGACTGGGAGAGCCTGGAGCGCCTGGAGATCCCACCGCCCTTCACCCCCCGCCCG TGCGGGAGGAGCGGCGAGAACTTCGACAAGTTTTTCACGCGGGCGGTGCCGGCGCTGACCCCCCCGGACCAGCTGGTCATGGCGGGGCTGGACCAGAGCGAATTCCAGGGCTTCACCTATATCAACCCCGACTTCGTGCACCTCTCGCtgcgcccccccacctcccccatctcCTTGGTCTGA